Proteins found in one Pseudomonas sp. P8_241 genomic segment:
- the lolD gene encoding lipoprotein-releasing ABC transporter ATP-binding protein LolD produces MTDKAILSCRNLGKSYEEGPESVEVLAGLQLELHPGERVAIVGKSGSGKSTLLNLLGGLDTPTKGSVWLDGEELSALSEKKRGLLRNRALGFVYQFHHLLPEFTALENVCMPLLIGKTAIPEARKRATALLERVGLGHRLEHKPAELSGGERQRVAIARALVNNPGLVMLDEPTGNLDSHTAQGIQDLMLELSTSMRTAFLVVTHDMNLARQMDRVLQLQEGCLTTI; encoded by the coding sequence ATGACTGATAAAGCAATCTTGAGCTGCCGCAACCTGGGCAAATCCTACGAGGAAGGTCCTGAGTCGGTAGAGGTTCTGGCCGGTTTGCAGCTGGAGTTGCACCCTGGCGAGCGTGTAGCGATTGTCGGCAAATCCGGTTCGGGCAAAAGTACCCTGCTCAATTTGCTCGGCGGACTCGACACGCCAACCAAGGGCAGCGTCTGGCTCGACGGTGAAGAACTGTCGGCCCTGAGCGAAAAGAAGCGCGGTCTGCTGCGTAATCGGGCACTCGGCTTCGTTTATCAGTTCCACCACTTGCTGCCCGAGTTCACCGCGCTGGAAAATGTCTGCATGCCGCTGCTGATCGGCAAGACTGCGATTCCCGAGGCGCGCAAGCGTGCCACGGCGTTGCTGGAGCGGGTAGGGTTGGGCCATCGTCTGGAACACAAACCGGCCGAATTGTCGGGCGGCGAACGTCAGCGCGTAGCGATCGCTCGCGCACTGGTGAACAATCCAGGCCTGGTGATGCTCGACGAGCCCACCGGCAACCTCGACTCCCACACCGCCCAAGGCATTCAGGACTTGATGCTGGAACTCAGCACCTCGATGCGCACGGCGTTCCTGGTGGTGACCCACGACATGAACCTGGCTCGCCAGATGGACCGCGTCCTGCAATTGCAGGAAGGTTGCCTCACGACCATCTGA